One genomic window of Metopolophium dirhodum isolate CAU chromosome 4, ASM1992520v1, whole genome shotgun sequence includes the following:
- the LOC132943078 gene encoding uncharacterized protein LOC132943078 codes for MNKLSVFSAIVIILGGECFHGINAEFSIETTNFTGMWYAVMATGCQDGKDCNIFTNNEKPCECTSAYFMALQENGWLVYMNSINKQSTTITIDVGGAAPSADDKIIQGFIYSRATMPLSVISASECSITENVIGQKFFLRYRMTIIGSSEKDGYMITTMAEIDESNVDKGNPLTVIWCHNKTPGKDTIWRHIVQHFKFLQLDIHTLKFINQLGCKYPTENQYNEMFFC; via the exons atgAATAAGCTTTCGGTGTTTTCGGCAATTGTAATTATCTTGGGAGGAGAATGTTTCCATGGCATTAATGCAGAGTTTTCTATTGAAACtacaaat TTCACTGGCATGTGGTATGCAGTTATGGCGACTGGATGCCAAGACGGCAAAGACTGTAATATTTTCACAA ATAACGAAAAACCGTGCGAATGTACATCAGCATACTTTATGGCTCTCCAGGAGAATGGTTGGCTAGTGTACATGAATTCGATCAACAAACA GTCCACTACAATAACAATCGATGTGGGAGGTGCAGCACCATCAGCCGACGATAAAATCATACAAGGTTTTATTTACAGCC gagcTACAATGCCATTGAGCGTAATATCAGCATCGGAATGCTCAATTACTGAAAATGTTATTGGACAAAAAT tttttctaagGTATAGAATGACCATTATCGGCTCTAGTGAGAAGGATGGGTATATGATCACCACAATGGCTGAAA ttgatGAAAGTAATGTTGACAAGGGCAATCCGTTAACAGTTATTTGGTGCCATAATAAAACACCTGGCAAAGATACTATCTGGAGGCATATAGTACAGCACTTTAAATTTCTTCAATTAGATATCCACACATTAAAGTTTATTAACCAGCTAGGTTGCAAATATCCAACGGAAAATCAATACAACGAAATGTTTTTCTGCTGa
- the LOC132943139 gene encoding protein RFT1 homolog: MKKNFLKSSVENASLNILLQVAFRCLTFVVNAFVLRHVSQNELGVTNVRLLLLESTILFLSREAFRRACLTDTLHHNWLKVINLIWFSVPLCAAICGICGYIWLHLLSQPDITVTTYYEFGVWSILISCIIELCCEQLYIVAQAFLFVKLQVVLEIINIAVRTIVYTTMVLYWNGQNAVLAFSFAQLASVIAYTMSFYIYFWYYTKKDKKDFPFKTMWEFFPNFTGKKLSECMDFSLLKLLWSFLKQGFMKQLLTDGERYVMTFFNTLRFDQQGVYDVVNNLGSLAARFLFKPVETAAYFYFSQLVQREVPIQTQIKQDPNRIKEAASVLECLLRVNSSIGLIALCFGQAYAKLALFLYGGSTLATGIGPVLLQMHCLAILFLAVNGIAECYASATMNVSELNKYNVEMVILSVIFLFISLLFSTLFGGIGFIFANCCNFTFRIIQCGRYILSQYKGTNYNPLNGLKPKKSFICCLMMSTVITMYSEAKYYEEKKFTHVIIGGTLFLLTTLVWLYEEMATFRFLTKVYCSKHN, translated from the exons atgaagaaaaattttttgaaaagtaGCGTTGAAAACGCATCGCTCAACATACTCTTGCAA gttGCATTTCGATGCTTGACATTTGTTGTAAACGCTTTTGTTTTGCGACATGTCTCTCAAAATGAATTGGGAGTTACAAATGTCCGTTTATTATTACTCGagtcaacaattttgtttttgagcAGAGAAGCATTTCGTCGTGCTTGTTTAACAGATACCTTGCATCACAATTGGCTGAAGGTCATCAATCTCATTTGGTTCTC tgTACCATTATGTGCCGCTATTTGTGGAATATGCGGTTATATTTGGCTTCACTTGCTAAGCCAACCTGATATTACTGTTActacatattatgaatttggTGTATGGTCAATTCTTATAAGTTGTATCATCGAACTATGCTGCGAACAGTTGTATATTGTAGCGCAAGCATTCTTATTTGTCAAGTTgcag GTtgtattagaaataataaacattgctGTTCGAACTATTGTTTACACTACAATGGTGTTGTATTGGAACGGTCAGAATGCTGTACTAGCGTTTTCATTTGCACAACTTGCATCAGTCATAGCATACACAATGTCATTTTACATATACTTTtggtattatacaaaaaaagacaaaaaagaTTTTCCTTTCAAAACCATGTGggaattttttccaaattttactGGAAAA aaattgTCGGAATGTATGGATTTTTCTCTACTTAAGTTGTTGTGGAGTTTCTTGAAACAAGGATTTATGAAACAACTATTGACTGATGGTGAACGTTAtgtaatgacattttttaatacactAAGATTTGATCAACAAGGTGTATACGATGTTGTCAACAATTTGGGATCATTAGCTGCTAGGTTTTTGTTCAAACCTGTAGAAACCGCTGCATACTTCTATTTTAGTCAACTCGTTCAAAGAGAAGTGCCAATCCAAACACAAATTAAACAG GATCCTAATCGCATAAAAGAAGCAGCTAGCGTTCTGGAATGCCTGTTACGTGTTAATAGCTCTATTGGTTTAATTGCACTATGTTTTGGACAAGCATATGCTAAACTAGCATTATTTCTCTATGGAGGATCAACATTGGCTACTGGAATTGGACCAGTGCTGTTACAAATGCATTGTTTGGCCATTCTATTTTTAGCCGTTAATGGTATCGCTGAATGTTATGCGTCAGCTACCATGAATGTTTCTGAATTAAACAA atacaaTGTGGAAATGGTTATATTATctgtgatatttttatttatatctctGTTATTTTCTACACTTTTTGGCGGAATTGGTTTTATTTTCGCAAATTGTTGTAATTTCACTTTTAGAATCATTCAAtg CGGTCGTTACATTCTATCTCAATATAAAGGTACAAATTACAATCCACTTAATGGATTAAAGCCAAAAAAATCATTCATTTGTTGTTTAATGATGTCAACTGTTATTACAATGTATTCTGAG gcaaaatattatgaagaaaaaaaatttacacatGTTATAATAGGAGGTACATTGTTTCTACTAACAACATTAGTTTGGTTGTATGAAGAAATGGccacatttagatttttaactaAAGTTTATTGCTCAAAGCACAATTAA
- the LOC132943144 gene encoding galactose mutarotase-like, which produces MDGSKKLFSETMLLNPINADTFNDIIYESEEQQKSVDDSDLIIVDNYGCIKDDNGQNVRVTKYTLKNEQKVVIEIINYGATVISCWVPNALGELEDVLLGFDSIEDYRLQKTHSIGGTLGRVTDYISNGHLENDNGEIYELIKNRDGHHFNGGEKGFDKVMWDGYVADDELVLTYSSKDGEEGYPGTFQARTTFRLTCKNELVVNYVGMTSKSTPVNMASNMFFNLAGQNTGEPELMNHSIMVNAEEYVAIKEPERRPVGLIKNVHHTCLDLRVPRLLKKAFPLVPGFGYNHTFKLFKGKDRKAFNLAASLVHKKSGRMLDIYTDMPCIYVNTAQDFPNYGKSLFKEEVLKVTNIEAPLAKFDKYEYEQESFISEEYKFTSDAELVEEEHNLDYDIKQPSTQVNHDQEIKPIKGKLNTIYNKHSGICIRPQLFPDAVTHKNFNSIILKPSNMYSQQVIYKFGVIASTD; this is translated from the exons ATGGATGGttctaaaaaacttttttcagaGACTATGTTGTTAAATCCAATTAATGCTGatacatttaatgatataatttatgaatcagAAGAACAGCAAAAAAGTGTTGATGATAGTGATCTCATAATTGTAGACAACTATGGATGCATAAAA GATGATAATGGACAAAATGTCAGAGTgacaaaatatactttaaagaaTGAACAAAAAGTTGTTATTGAAATCATTAATTATGGTGCTACCGTTATTTCCTGCTGGGTACCAAATGCACTGGGTGAACTAGAAGACGTTTTACTTGGTTTTGACTCAATTGAAG ACTATAGGTTACAGAAAACACACTCCATTGGTGGTACATTAGGCAGAGTAACAGATTATATTAGTAATGGTCATCTCGAAAACGACAATGGTGAAATATATGAACTCATCAAAAATCGTGATGGTCATCACTTCAATGGTGGTGAAAAAGGATTTGATAAGGTCATGTGGGATGGGTATGTGGCGGATGATGAACTGGTATTAACTTATTCAAGTAAAGATGGTGAAGAAGGCTATCCAGGAACATTTCAAGCTCGGACAACATTTCGTTTGACGTGCAAAAATGAATTAGTTGTAAACTATGTTGGTATGACATCAAAATCAACTCCAGTAAATATGGCCTCAAATATGTTCTTCAATTTAGCTGGACAA AACACCGGAGAGCCTGAACTCATGAATCATTCAATAATGGTCAATGCAGAAGAATACGTGGCAATAAAAGAACCAGAGCGAAGACCTGTTggtttgattaaaaatgtacatcacACATGTCTTGACTTGCGTGTTccaagattattaaaaaaagcctTTCCTCTTGTTCCTGGTTTTGGATACAATCATACATTCAAATTGTTTAAAGGAAAAGACCGAAAAGCATTTAATTTAGCAGccag cTTAGTGCATAAAAAAAGTGGTCGCATGTTGGATATTTACACGGATATGCCTTGTATCTATGTAAATACTGCTCAAGATTTTCCAAATTATGGTAAATCGTTATTCAAAGAAGAGGTCTTGAAAGTAACTAATATAGAAGCACCGTTagcaaaatttgataaatatgaatatgaacAAGAAAGTTTTATCTCTGAAGAATATAAATTTACGAGTGACGCAGAACTAGTAGAAGAAGAACACAATTTAGATTATGATATTAAACAGCCTTCAACCCAGGTTAACCATGACCAGGAAATCAAGCCCATCAaaggaaaattaaatactatatataacaAGCATTCTGGAATTTGCATACGTCCACAACTATTTCCAGATGCTGTTAcacat AAAAACTTCAACAGTATTATTCTTAAACCATCAAATATGTATAGCCAGCAAGTCATTTATAAATTTGGAGTTATTGCGTCAACTGATTAA
- the LOC132943141 gene encoding nuclear envelope integral membrane protein, translating into MMTFKTGFVFLTFVSVIHSQPNSLVYPVNAEDTKNCCSLFERKYSLPPIYCYAGNDKSVLNVFQTITVDLIIEKTDDFIVYQAADQYLVEEQMLSDEAILSLNKIISYVWKRKDFKLDPFQPSCFSIKTNADFKIIIHSIALDIKRLAMFIVGICLFGYSARLSHNSLFYYLCGITVGVTASFVIIILLIGRLIPKKRMMVGYLGASCMLSLYAIQMLMENLNMILLLYYKYIMGYIVFSIFASFVVCYRYGPVTNPRSIDLIRWTLQLIGLALVTSCSFHLEAMVLVDILCIILYYTKFSLPFRLLPKSKPKPRLLSEDEYIQQSLIETPKALEELRKYCKSPNCDTWKVVGRLHDPKKFAEFMETSVHISTESVNEHEKELEDYDTEYNEESEDNSLSDDVQKIDYTSDSE; encoded by the exons gTTTAGTATATCCAGTCAATGCAGAAGATACAAAAAATTGTTGTTCTTTGTTTGAAAGAAAATACTCATTACCTCCAATTTATTGCTATGCAGGGAATGATAAAAGTGTActtaatgtttttcaaacaattaca gtggatttaataattgaaaaaacgGATGACTTCATTGTGTATCAAGCAGCAGATCAGTATTTAGTCGAAGAACAAATGCTGTCTGATGAGGCTATATTAtctttgaacaaaataatatcctATGTTTGGAAACGGAAAGATTTCAAATTGGATCCATTTCAACCATCTTGTTTTAGTATCAAAACAAATGcagactttaaaataataattcactctATTG ctTTAGATATTAAGAGACTAGCAatgtttatagtaggtatttgtcTATTTGGGTATTCAGCTCGATTAAGCcataattcattgttttacTACTTATGTGGAATTACAGTTGGTGTAACTGCGTCatttgtgattataatattacttatcgGTCGTTTAATTCCTaag aaaagaaTGATGGTTGGATATTTAGGAGCAAGTTGTATGTTAAGTCTCTATGCTATTCAGATGTTGATGGAGAATCTCAATATGATATTgctgttatattataagtatataatgggGTATATTGTTTTCTCTATTTTCGCCAGTTTTGTGGTTTGCTATAGATATGGACCAGTAACAAATCCAAGATCCATTGACCTCATAAGATGGACATTAcag tTAATTGGTTTGGCTTTGGTTACATCATGTAGTTTTCATTTAGAAGCTATGGTTTTAgtagatattttatgtattatactctACTACACAAAGTTTTCACTGCCTTTTAG attattaccTAAAAGTAAACCAAAACCACGGTTGTTATCTGAAGATGAGTATATACAACAATCTTTGATCGAAACACCAAAAGCCCTCGAAGAACTGCGAAAATACTGTAAAAGTCCAAATTGCGATACATGGAAAGTTGTGGGCAGATTACACGATCCTAAAAA ATTTGCTGAGTTCATGGAAACATCTGTTCATATTAGTACAGAATCAGTTAACGAACATGAAAAAGAATTAGAAGATTATGATACAGAATACAATGAAGAATCAGAAGATAATAGTTTGTCTGACGATGTACAAAAGATAGACTACACGAGTGACAGCGaataa